A DNA window from uncultured Methanoregula sp. contains the following coding sequences:
- a CDS encoding dihydroorotate dehydrogenase, whose protein sequence is MVQIRPGPVTVGGIALDNHLLLAAGVLGTTGASLSRMLLLGAGGVVTKSIGPAPKEGHAGPCLVVLEDGLMNAMGLPNPSKDFVEELTGLAKKPVVVSIFGGNPEEFAEVAGWFKGKSAGFELNLSCPHAEGYGAAIGSDPALVEACTRAVSKTGVPTWVKLTPNVTDITAIGRAAEKGGAGAIVAINTVKAMRISTGLRRPVLGHGFGGLSGPAIFPVAVRCVYELYEAVKVPIIGCGGVSSADNVIEMMMAGASAVEIGSAVHGDVNVFDSIKKDLYAKDGLEPAGIVGCAHG, encoded by the coding sequence ATGGTACAGATCAGGCCGGGCCCGGTAACCGTGGGGGGGATCGCCCTTGACAATCACCTCCTGCTTGCAGCCGGGGTCCTGGGTACAACCGGGGCATCGCTCTCGCGGATGCTGCTTCTTGGCGCCGGCGGCGTTGTGACCAAGTCGATAGGCCCGGCTCCGAAGGAGGGACATGCAGGCCCCTGCCTTGTGGTGCTGGAAGACGGGCTCATGAACGCGATGGGGCTTCCCAATCCCTCGAAGGATTTTGTTGAGGAGCTGACCGGTCTTGCCAAAAAACCGGTAGTGGTGAGCATCTTTGGCGGCAACCCGGAGGAGTTTGCGGAAGTGGCCGGCTGGTTCAAGGGAAAATCTGCCGGGTTCGAACTCAATCTCTCCTGCCCGCATGCGGAAGGGTACGGTGCCGCGATAGGGAGCGATCCGGCGCTTGTCGAGGCCTGCACCCGGGCGGTGAGCAAAACCGGAGTCCCGACATGGGTCAAGCTGACCCCGAACGTGACCGATATAACGGCTATCGGGAGGGCTGCCGAGAAAGGCGGCGCCGGCGCGATTGTCGCCATCAACACTGTAAAAGCAATGCGGATCTCGACCGGACTTCGCCGGCCGGTTCTGGGGCACGGGTTCGGCGGCCTCTCGGGGCCGGCCATCTTCCCGGTAGCTGTCCGGTGCGTGTACGAACTGTACGAAGCGGTTAAGGTCCCGATCATCGGCTGCGGGGGCGTCTCATCGGCCGACAACGTGATCGAGATGATGATGGCAGGAGCTTCTGCCGTTGAGATCGGGAGCGCTGTACACGGGGATGTGAACGTGTTCGATTCCATAAAGAAGGATCTGTATGCAAAAGACGGGCTCGAACCTGCCGGGATCGTGGGGTGCGCCCATGGCTGA
- a CDS encoding lactate dehydrogenase — translation MARLAVVGVGRIGGEVAYLAASLGIADELVLYDSARDLLRAQVLDIEHTGLDMSISTDKNDIRDADVCVFSAGLPRNPSVRTRADLLETNLPALREYTELLAGFGGILVTVTNPMDINNFYLCKQTGLARERCIGFGGQLDSARFGIALRNRSIKGFPFVLGEHGEHQVPVFSRLDDPVGEAQREEILAELRGASMEVIKGKGGTVFGPALHLAHLVRMILSDKRELAICSAVLEGEYGLSGCSLGVPVRIGREGILAIEEWPLDSWEQKKMDEAGSFACALSRHAVS, via the coding sequence ATGGCGCGCCTGGCAGTTGTCGGAGTCGGAAGGATCGGGGGCGAGGTCGCATACCTTGCAGCATCGCTGGGGATTGCCGACGAACTGGTCCTGTACGACAGCGCCCGGGATCTCCTCAGGGCCCAGGTGCTCGATATCGAGCACACCGGCCTTGACATGAGCATCAGCACGGACAAGAACGATATCAGGGACGCGGATGTCTGCGTCTTCTCGGCAGGACTCCCCCGCAACCCGTCGGTCAGGACGCGGGCAGATCTTCTTGAGACCAATCTTCCGGCGCTCAGAGAATACACCGAACTCCTTGCCGGGTTTGGCGGGATCTTAGTCACCGTCACCAACCCCATGGATATCAATAATTTTTATCTCTGCAAACAGACGGGCCTTGCACGGGAGCGCTGCATCGGGTTCGGCGGCCAGCTGGACAGCGCACGGTTCGGCATCGCGCTCCGCAACCGCTCCATCAAGGGGTTCCCGTTCGTTCTCGGGGAGCACGGGGAGCACCAGGTGCCGGTCTTCTCCCGGCTCGATGACCCGGTCGGTGAGGCGCAGCGGGAAGAGATTCTCGCGGAACTCCGGGGGGCGAGCATGGAAGTCATCAAAGGCAAGGGAGGCACGGTATTTGGTCCCGCCCTCCATCTCGCCCACCTGGTCCGGATGATCCTCTCGGACAAGCGGGAGCTTGCAATCTGTTCCGCGGTGCTGGAAGGTGAATACGGCCTTTCCGGTTGCTCGCTTGGTGTACCGGTGCGGATCGGGCGGGAAGGTATTCTCGCCATTGAAGAGTGGCCGCTCGATTCCTGGGAGCAGAAGAAGATGGACGAGGCGGGATCCTTTGCCTGTGCACTCTCCCGGCACGCGGTGTCCTGA
- a CDS encoding DNA-directed DNA polymerase produces the protein MAPGTECANTALDSTRTLDSFCGLRIAINQVEYSNSPDGPVIHIFGRDTSGKARRLDITGFRPYFYVVAEQAETLPLPPQADLETGTSYRSIRNEPLRRIYTQRPGDVRDVRERYRHFEADIPFATRFMIDSGLTGGVTVPQETADFHEISPADVDAPARNCIIDIECEDERGFPDPQRDKITCITCFDSFDEDYTTFLLADGMPGDLAGRLGGDGLENGCFRKGTHTICPYADETEMLRAFSGYIIARDPDVLSGWNFVDFDMPYITGRMERLGLRPDSLARIPGQTERNALRGRALFDLLTAYKKMHSSLKESYRLDAIAMEELGEQKVRYTGTVSDLWKKNPALFVEYNFKDVELCVKINKKDNIIGFYREIARYVGCPLDRTLNSSNVIDIYVLKKAFGKYVLPSKGFANAEEFEGATVFEPSRGVRENVVVLDLKSLYPMAMMTINASMETKDPGGELHAPNGIRFRKEPDGLTRSIIADLLKERDEKKRLRNTFAFGSPEYLMYDMQQNVLKVIMNTYYGVSGYVRFRLFDREIGSAVTSVGRAIIEHTRRTIEAQGYKVIYGDTDSCMIQLPPVDREKTIELARSIEKTLNASYSEFAKAELNADVHFFSIKFEKIYARFFQAGKKKRYAGSLVWKEGKEVSETDIVGFEIKRSDTPQITKIVQMRVMEMILAGEEYSVIKTLLSDVIKKYRAGKYTLDEIGIPGGIGKALDDYESDDAQVRGAKYANEYLHTEFGKGSKPKRIYIKTVTAKYPKTDVLCFEYADQVPKEFVVDWELMLEKTIKQPISRIIESLGWNWDDLDPTRTTLAQWGLG, from the coding sequence ATGGCGCCGGGAACAGAGTGTGCGAACACAGCGCTCGACAGCACCCGCACGCTCGACTCGTTCTGCGGTCTCCGGATTGCAATCAACCAGGTGGAGTACAGCAATTCGCCGGATGGCCCGGTCATCCACATATTCGGGAGGGATACATCGGGAAAGGCCCGGCGGCTGGACATCACGGGGTTCCGCCCGTACTTTTATGTTGTGGCCGAGCAGGCTGAGACACTCCCCCTTCCCCCGCAGGCGGATCTTGAGACGGGGACCAGTTACCGCTCGATCCGGAACGAACCGCTCCGCCGGATCTACACCCAGCGGCCGGGCGATGTCCGGGACGTGCGGGAACGCTACCGGCATTTCGAGGCCGATATCCCGTTTGCCACCCGGTTCATGATCGACTCCGGGCTCACCGGGGGCGTGACCGTCCCGCAGGAGACCGCTGACTTCCATGAGATATCCCCGGCCGATGTCGATGCCCCGGCCCGGAACTGCATCATCGATATCGAGTGCGAGGACGAACGGGGCTTTCCCGATCCCCAGCGCGACAAGATCACCTGCATCACCTGTTTCGATTCCTTTGACGAGGACTATACAACTTTCCTGCTGGCAGACGGAATGCCGGGCGATCTCGCCGGCAGGCTGGGCGGGGATGGCCTGGAGAACGGATGCTTCCGGAAAGGGACCCACACGATCTGCCCGTACGCGGACGAGACCGAGATGCTCCGGGCGTTCTCGGGCTACATCATTGCCCGCGACCCGGATGTCCTCTCGGGCTGGAACTTCGTGGACTTCGATATGCCCTACATCACCGGCCGGATGGAGCGGCTCGGGCTCCGGCCGGACTCGCTGGCCCGGATCCCGGGCCAGACCGAGAGAAACGCCCTGCGTGGCCGGGCGCTCTTCGATCTCCTGACCGCATACAAAAAGATGCATTCCTCGCTCAAGGAATCATACCGTCTCGATGCGATCGCCATGGAGGAACTGGGCGAGCAGAAGGTCCGCTACACCGGGACCGTTTCCGATCTCTGGAAGAAGAATCCGGCGCTCTTTGTCGAGTACAACTTCAAGGACGTGGAGCTCTGCGTCAAGATCAACAAGAAAGACAACATCATCGGGTTCTACCGCGAGATCGCCCGGTACGTGGGCTGCCCGCTCGACCGGACCCTGAACTCCTCGAACGTGATCGATATCTATGTCCTGAAAAAGGCGTTCGGGAAGTACGTGCTGCCCTCCAAGGGTTTTGCCAATGCCGAGGAATTTGAAGGCGCAACCGTCTTCGAGCCGAGCCGGGGTGTCCGCGAGAACGTGGTAGTGCTCGATCTGAAATCCCTCTACCCGATGGCGATGATGACAATCAATGCCTCGATGGAGACCAAGGACCCGGGTGGCGAGCTCCATGCCCCGAACGGGATCCGGTTCCGGAAAGAGCCGGACGGCTTGACAAGGAGCATCATCGCCGATCTCCTCAAGGAGCGGGACGAGAAGAAGCGCCTGCGCAACACGTTTGCCTTCGGTTCGCCCGAGTACCTGATGTACGACATGCAGCAGAATGTGCTGAAAGTGATCATGAACACGTACTACGGGGTTTCGGGATACGTGCGGTTCCGTCTCTTCGACCGGGAGATCGGATCGGCCGTGACCTCGGTGGGCCGGGCAATCATCGAGCACACCCGGCGCACGATCGAGGCGCAGGGCTACAAGGTGATCTACGGCGACACGGACTCCTGCATGATCCAGCTCCCGCCGGTCGACCGGGAGAAGACGATCGAGCTGGCCCGATCCATCGAGAAGACACTCAACGCAAGTTACTCGGAGTTTGCAAAAGCCGAGCTGAACGCAGATGTGCACTTTTTCTCCATCAAGTTCGAGAAGATCTATGCCCGGTTCTTCCAGGCCGGAAAAAAGAAGCGCTATGCAGGATCGCTTGTCTGGAAAGAAGGAAAGGAAGTCAGCGAGACCGATATCGTCGGGTTCGAGATAAAACGGAGCGACACTCCCCAGATCACAAAAATTGTCCAGATGCGGGTGATGGAGATGATCCTGGCCGGGGAAGAGTATTCCGTGATCAAGACACTCCTGTCGGATGTGATCAAAAAATACCGGGCCGGCAAGTACACGCTTGACGAGATCGGTATCCCCGGCGGCATCGGGAAAGCGCTTGACGATTACGAGTCCGACGATGCCCAGGTCCGGGGTGCAAAATATGCCAACGAATATCTCCACACGGAGTTTGGCAAAGGCAGCAAGCCGAAACGGATCTACATCAAGACCGTTACTGCGAAATACCCCAAGACCGATGTCCTCTGCTTCGAGTATGCCGACCAGGTGCCAAAAGAGTTTGTCGTGGACTGGGAGCTGATGCTCGAGAAGACCATCAAGCAGCCCATCTCCCGGATCATCGAGTCGCTGGGATGGAACTGGGACGATCTCGATCCCACAAGGACAACGCTGGCCCAGTGGGGACTGGGGTAA
- the uvrB gene encoding excinuclease ABC subunit UvrB, producing MTEFQLVSGFAPAGSQPEAIRQLTEGLERDEQYQTLLGVTGSGKTFTMANVIAAANRPTLVLAHNKTLAAQLYSEFCDFFPNNRVEYFVSYYDYYQPESYIPAKDQYIEKDSAINPKIEMLRLSATASLSNRRDVIVVASVSCIYGLGNPENFRNMGFELSVGQKISRTEIMSRLLDILFERNDLELMPGRFRVKGDTIDIIPGYFNDIIRIEMFGDEIERISEVDKNTGNRKEQLKYFYVYPARHFVTPESARAAAIASIQNELAEVLPTLGLVESYRLEQRTRYDLEMIQETGSCKGIENYSRHFDGRSEGEKPYCLLDYFPDDFLMIIDESHQMIPQLHGMYNGDRSRKKSLIDYGFRLPSAYDNRPLKFHEFEQYMNSVIFVSATPQEYELKKSKKAIEQIIRPTGLIDPEVEVRPIEGQTDDVIREVQKTIERGDRVLITTLTKKLAEELSEFLSDRGVKTRYLHSEIQTLERTEIIRELRLGKFDVLVGINLLREGLDIPEVGFIGILDADKEGFLRDTKSLIQIIGRAARNVNSKVVLYADTMTDSMKRAIAETKRRRTLQVAFNKKHNIVPQTIIKPVKEKEVEITDTKHVPKNEIPNVVIELEKEMQDAAGRLDFERAIALREQIKQLHARLG from the coding sequence GTGACAGAATTCCAGCTCGTATCCGGTTTTGCACCGGCCGGTTCCCAGCCGGAAGCGATCCGGCAACTGACCGAAGGGCTCGAGAGAGACGAGCAGTACCAGACGCTTCTCGGTGTCACCGGCTCCGGCAAGACCTTCACGATGGCAAACGTGATTGCGGCGGCCAACCGGCCAACGCTCGTTCTTGCGCACAACAAGACGCTGGCTGCCCAGCTCTATTCGGAATTCTGCGACTTCTTCCCGAACAACCGGGTCGAGTACTTCGTCTCCTATTACGATTACTACCAGCCCGAGTCCTACATCCCGGCCAAGGACCAGTATATCGAGAAAGACTCGGCCATCAATCCCAAGATCGAGATGCTCCGTCTCTCTGCAACGGCTTCGCTCTCGAATCGGCGTGACGTGATCGTGGTTGCATCCGTCTCCTGCATCTACGGTCTCGGTAACCCCGAGAATTTCCGGAACATGGGTTTTGAGCTCTCGGTTGGCCAGAAGATATCAAGAACCGAGATCATGAGCCGGCTCCTCGATATCCTCTTCGAGCGAAATGATCTCGAACTCATGCCGGGCCGGTTCCGGGTCAAAGGCGACACCATCGATATCATCCCCGGTTACTTCAACGATATCATCCGGATCGAGATGTTCGGCGATGAGATCGAGCGGATCAGCGAAGTGGACAAGAACACCGGCAACCGGAAAGAACAGCTGAAATATTTCTATGTCTACCCGGCCCGGCATTTCGTCACGCCCGAGAGTGCCCGGGCAGCAGCAATAGCCTCGATCCAGAATGAACTTGCCGAAGTTCTGCCCACGCTCGGTCTTGTCGAATCGTACAGGCTCGAACAGCGGACCCGGTACGACCTGGAGATGATCCAGGAGACCGGCTCCTGCAAGGGCATCGAGAACTATTCCCGGCACTTCGATGGCCGGAGCGAAGGCGAGAAACCCTACTGCCTGCTCGATTATTTCCCAGACGATTTCCTGATGATCATCGATGAGAGCCACCAGATGATCCCCCAGCTCCACGGGATGTACAACGGAGACCGCTCGCGGAAGAAGTCGCTCATCGACTATGGCTTCCGGCTCCCGAGCGCGTACGACAACCGGCCCCTGAAGTTCCACGAATTCGAGCAGTACATGAACTCGGTCATCTTCGTCTCGGCAACCCCGCAGGAGTACGAGCTCAAGAAATCGAAGAAAGCGATCGAGCAGATCATCCGCCCGACCGGGCTTATCGATCCCGAAGTCGAAGTCCGGCCGATAGAAGGCCAGACCGACGATGTTATCCGGGAAGTGCAGAAGACGATCGAGCGGGGCGACCGGGTCCTCATCACCACGCTCACCAAGAAACTCGCCGAGGAGCTCTCCGAATTTTTATCTGACCGGGGCGTCAAGACCCGGTATCTCCATTCCGAGATCCAGACCCTTGAACGCACCGAGATCATCCGCGAGCTCCGGCTTGGCAAGTTCGATGTGCTGGTCGGGATCAACCTGCTCCGGGAAGGGCTCGACATCCCCGAAGTCGGGTTCATCGGGATCCTGGATGCGGACAAGGAAGGATTCCTCCGGGACACAAAGAGCTTAATCCAGATCATAGGCCGGGCAGCCCGGAACGTGAACTCAAAAGTGGTGCTCTATGCCGACACCATGACCGATTCCATGAAGCGGGCAATAGCCGAGACGAAACGGCGGCGCACCCTGCAGGTAGCGTTCAACAAAAAGCACAACATCGTGCCGCAGACCATCATAAAACCGGTCAAGGAGAAAGAAGTCGAGATCACCGATACCAAGCATGTGCCGAAGAACGAGATCCCGAACGTGGTCATCGAACTTGAAAAAGAGATGCAGGATGCGGCCGGGCGGCTCGACTTCGAGCGGGCGATTGCCCTGCGGGAGCAGATCAAGCAGCTGCATGCGAGGCTTGGATGA
- the nifH gene encoding nitrogenase iron protein gives MARQVAIYGKGGIGKSTTTQNTVAALAEAGKKIMVVGCDPKADSTRLLLHGLCQKTVLDTLRDEGDDIELDAILKPGFGNTLCVESGGPEPGVGCAGRGIITSINLLESLGAYTPDLDYVFYDVLGDVVCGGFAMPIREGKAEEIYIVASGELMALYAANNIAKGIQKYATNGKVRLGGIICNSRKVDNEHALLKAFAEELGSQLIYFVPRDNLVQRAEINKKTVIDFDPASGQAGEYRNLAQAIDNNKLFVIPKPMKQERLEELMMQHGFLDAM, from the coding sequence ATGGCACGACAAGTGGCAATTTACGGAAAAGGCGGTATCGGCAAATCGACTACAACCCAGAACACAGTGGCAGCGCTCGCGGAAGCGGGAAAGAAGATCATGGTTGTCGGGTGCGACCCCAAAGCGGACTCGACCCGGCTTCTCCTGCACGGACTGTGCCAGAAGACGGTTCTCGACACGCTCCGGGACGAGGGAGACGACATCGAGCTCGATGCGATCTTAAAGCCCGGTTTCGGAAACACGCTCTGCGTGGAATCCGGCGGGCCGGAGCCGGGCGTTGGCTGTGCAGGACGGGGTATCATCACGTCCATCAACCTGCTCGAATCGCTCGGGGCCTATACACCGGACCTCGATTACGTCTTCTACGATGTGCTCGGTGATGTGGTCTGCGGCGGGTTCGCGATGCCGATCCGGGAAGGAAAGGCAGAGGAGATCTACATCGTTGCATCAGGCGAACTGATGGCGCTCTATGCAGCCAACAACATTGCCAAAGGTATCCAGAAATATGCAACGAACGGCAAGGTCAGGCTCGGCGGCATCATCTGCAACAGCCGTAAAGTGGACAACGAACACGCCCTCCTCAAGGCCTTTGCCGAGGAACTCGGGAGCCAGCTCATCTACTTCGTTCCCCGTGACAACCTTGTCCAGCGGGCCGAGATCAACAAGAAGACGGTGATTGACTTCGACCCGGCATCGGGACAGGCCGGCGAGTACCGCAACCTTGCCCAGGCGATCGACAACAACAAGCTCTTCGTCATCCCGAAACCGATGAAACAGGAGCGGCTCGAGGAACTGATGATGCAGCACGGGTTCCTTGACGCAATGTAA